GCCCCGGTAAGCAAGGCCGCCGGCGCCTGCCCGATCGAGGCGGCGCCCAGCAGCAGGTCGGCGACGTCGGAGGGAAGAACGCCCGCGACCAGCAGGGCTATGAGCAGGAGGGGGAAGAAGCCCAGCACCAGGTAGATCTCGAAGCGTTCCAGGGCGTTGTAGACGATCGTAGAGCCGGCGAGCCCGATGTAGGTGATCGCCAGCATCAGCAGCGCCAGCGGCTGCCACGTGATTCCGCGCCCGGTGATCTCGGTGACGATGCCGGCCGTGAACTCGGCAGATTGCGAGGCCCATCCCGGCCAGAAGAACGAGATGAGCGTGGCCGCCAGGAAGAACCAGGGCCAGAAGGCAAAGCGATCCAGACGCGCCATCCCGGCGAAAACCGACTCTCCGGTGGCGATGGTCCAGCGCTCGATCTCGTGGATCACCACGAACTGGGTCAACACTCCCACCCAGAACAGCCACCAGATCTGATAGCCGTTGACCGCGATGAGATTCGGCCAGAGCAGAAACTCTCCTGCTCCCAGCCCCATTCCCAGAGCGATGATGGAGGGCCCGACCAGGTGCGCCAGTCGCGGTACTCGCGGAACTTCGTTCCAGACGCGGTAAGGGGGGCCGTTCCCGCGTACAGGGAAGGGCGGCGCGTCCGGAGCGACGGGCAGGTCTGCTTCCGGCAGTGGTCGGTAAACGCCTTCGCGGTACCGTCGTCCCTCCTCATCGGTGGCAGCAATCTCGCTTTGAGGGAGGTCCGGCGCGCGGAGGGTCTGGCTCATCGACTGACTCCGGGAAGGGGGTTCGTGGCTAGGTCGCGCCCCCATTGTGCTGACGCGACCGGTGCCGCGCAATCCGTCGAACCGTCAGTTAGCCGGTGTTTGGCGCGTTGACTGCGGGGCTGTGGAAGGTCCCTGGTCGAATTCATCGGATAAGGACCGTGACATGTGGAAGCACGTTTTGCTGATAGCCAGTGCCGTAGCCGTATTGGTCGTGACGACGGGTTGCGGGCTCTCGGCGACGAAGAACGAGGATGCAGCGCGGCAAGAACTCGCTCGCCATCGGAGCCTGTGGCAGTCGCAGAAGTTGCAGAACTATCGATACGTGGGCAGACGTACCTGCTTCTGCCCACGCGAGGTAGTGGATCCCGTCGTGGTTGAAGTGCGTGGGGATTCGGTCGCCTCCGCGACTTACCAGCAGACCGGCGAACCCGCCGCGGCTCGCTACGCTGGGCTCTGGCCGACGCTCGAGGGAGTCTTCGGAATCGTCGAGGAGGCGCTCGAGCGGGACGCCGCCAGCGTCCAGGTGGAGTACGATGCCGAACGGGGATATCCGCGTTCGATCACCATCGATTACGTCGAAGGAGCGGTCGACGACGAGCTCCGCTATACCGTGGAGGAGTTCGAACCCCTCCCGTGAGCGAGAGATTTCCCGCGAGCGGGATCCCCGGTCAGCGCGGAGCGCAGGCAGTGAGCAATGCCCGCGCTTCGCGCTTCGCCAGGTCGGTAGGGGAGGCACGCTCCAGCGTTCCTTCGCCGACCGAGAGCATTCCCGCGGTCGCCTCGATGGTGTTCCCCTGAGGATAAGGGCGGGTGTAGACGAAGACGGTGAGCTCGTCGTAACGCGTTCGCTTTCCTCCCGCCAGGCCTACGGTGATCAGGTCGGTGGCCGCGGCCGCGCTCCGCCGCGCAGTCTCGACCAGGCCAGTGATCTCTCGTCGGCCCTGTACCAGGAGGCCAACCGAGTCCTGCAGCTCGACGGTGTAGCCGAGCCGCTTCATCACGTCCACCGCGCACGCGTAGGCGTGGTCCAGGGGCATCGGGGTGCTCCGCGTATAGGAGCGGATGCCGCTGCACGCCGCGACCAAGGCGAGACTGGTGACGAGTGCGAGGCGTTTCATCGAGCGCTCTATCCTCTGGCTAGGCGGAAGGAACTGCGGACTGCGTCAGCTGGAGGAATGAAAGATTGCGTGGAGCGCCCGATCGAGAGTCGGGTGCAGGAACTGGAAACCGGATTCGAGAAGCCGCTTCGGGCGAACCCGCTGGTTTGCGAGGATCGTTCCGATGGCCATCTCGCCATACACGGCCCGGAGGGCTAGCTCCGGTACCACCATCCAGGTCGGGCGGCGCAGCGCACGCCCCAACTCCTCTGTAAACGCGGCGTTGCTGACAGGTTCCGGCGCCACGACGTTGCAGGGGCCGCGGAGCGAGCGATTCTCAAGTGCGAAATGGATCGCGCGGACGGCATCGGGGAGGGAAACCCAGCTCATCCACTGCCGCCCGCTCCCCAGTCGCCCACCCACTCCCAAGCGGAAGGCGGGAAGCATCCGCCGGAGCGCGCCTCCGTGGCTTGCCAGCACGATCCCGAAGCGCGGGTGGACGACTCGGATCCCCGCTTCTCGCGCGGGGGCGGCGGCCTCCTCCCATGCCACGCCGAGTTGGGCCAGGAAGTCGGTGCCGGGCGCACTCTCCTCCTCGAGGATCTCATCGCCCCGATCGGCACCATAATATCCGATCGCCGACCCCGAGACGAGCACCTCCGGCGGTGCTGTCAGCGTGGCCAGGCCCTGCGCGAGCACCCGGGTGCCCCGAACGCGGCTGTCCCAGAGCCGCCGCTTGGCCTGGTCGGTCCAGCGCTGGTCGATCGTCTCGCCCGCGAGATGCACCACCCCGGCGACGCCTTCCAGCGCCTTTGCCTCGAGCTCGCCGGTTTCAGGGTCCCAACGCACCTCGCTCTCATCACGAGGCGGCCGTCGTACCAGGCGCAGGATCCGATACCCTTCCCTGCTCAGCAGCTCAACCAGCGCGCTGCCAAGAAAGCCGCTCGCGCCGGTCACCCCGATGACCGGCCTCCCCTGGCTGCGGGGCTGGGTCTGGTTCACTCGTTCGTCTCCGAGCAGAGCCTATCGTGCCGGAGGATGTTGGTTAGGACCACCCATCCTCAGATCACACCCGCAGATTACCGCCGCCGAAAGACGAGCACTGCAAAGTCCGGAGACCGGTGCCGTCACCAATCCATCTGGACACCAAGCCTCAGCTCCCGACCCGGCAGCGGGTAGCCTCGCACCTCGTAATAGTTCTCGTCGGTCAGGTTGGAGACCGCGGCGGTGAGGCGGTACGGCCCCGCCACCCTCCAGCCTGCCGTGGCGTCCACTACCAGGAACTCGGGATAGCGAACCTGGCCCGGATTGGCGAAATCCGTGAAGTCCGTGTCCAGCCTTTCTCCCACATAGCGACCGCTCACGCGTACGTAGAAGCGCTCGAGGTCGTCGAACTCGACACCGCCCACCAGGGTGAGGTCCGCGACGTTCAGGACGTCTCCGGTGCGACCGTCGGTGGTCTCGCGCGCGGAAAAGATGCGGGTTCCTGAGGCGAAGATCCGCAGCGAGTATGCAAAGCCGCGCCGCGCGCCGAAATCGTAGCTGAATGCCGCCTCCAGGCCGCTCACCTCTCCGCGGTCGGCGTTGGCGTAGGTAGTGATCGCCCGAATGGTGTCGCCGTCCGGGGTGAGCCTCACATCATCGAATGCGACGGGAACCGCCGCGACCCGGTTTCGGACCCGCGTGCGGAAATAGGTGACATCCGCTTCCAGTCCCCTGTCTGCACGCTGGATACCGACGCCGGCGTCCCAGGTGAAGGCGCTCTCCGGATCGAGCTCCGGATTCCCACGGGTGACGGTGACCGACTTCGCCCCGGTGGACGCCTCCGCATACCCGGCGACATTGAACGCGCTGGGCGTGACGAACGATCGTCCGGCGCTTGCGTGCAGGCGGAGGCCGCCTCCCGGCCGGAAAATCAGCCCCCCGCTGGGATTGAAGACGGCATGGGTCTCGGTGTTGCCCCGGACGCGGGAGCCATCGGCCAGCGTCGCGTCTTCGATCTCGAAGGCGATGCGATCGACGCGGCCTCCGAGGGTGGCGACCAACCGATCCTCTCCCACGAGCGGCGCGCGTGCCTCGGCGAACGCGGCGGTGGACCGGACCTCCGCGTCCGCATTGTACGGGCTCGTCGGGGTGCCGGGAGCGCTGAACACCTCGGAGGTGGATCGGGCGGCGGAGTAGTCGACCCCACTGATCAGCGAGATCCTGCCGATCCCCGTTACGTCCTGCAACTGAAAGCCCATCCAACGGTTGGGCGAACGCGACGAGATGAAGGTCGGGTCGTCCGGATCGTTATAGTAGCTCGTGACCTCGCGCGACGCGAAGCCGCGCAGGAGCAGCGAGTGACCCGGCAGCTCACCCGAGAGAGCGAGCGATCCGTCCGTCCTGCGCAGGTCGTTCAGGGAGCGGGTGCTGTAGGCGGTCACGTTGAGGTCACCCGGATTCTCGATGTCCTCTCCCCGGAACAGGTCGGCGCGCCCCTCCAGTCGCCAGGCTGTGGACAGGTCGAATCCAGCCCGGAGGCTTCCGCTGTACGAAATATAGTCGGCGTAGTCGAGCGCGGTGTCACGCACCATCTCGCTGAGGACCGTGGTGGTTCCGTCAGCTAACTGCTTGGTCACCCGATCTCCGCCGAAAAGGCGAGCGTCACCCGTGCGGTAACCCCCCCGCCGGCCCTCGGTTGTCGCGGAGAAGTCGAAGTCGAGGCGCTCGCCGAGGCTGCCGCCCGCGGTCACCGCGCCGCGATAGCTGCCGAAGGTTCCGTAGCCCCCTTCGAGGTGTCCTTGCAGCGGTCCTTCCGATCGGCGGGTGACCACGTTCACCACCCCACCCATGGCGCTGGAGCCGTAGAGGGCGGAGGCCGGGCCCTTGAGGACCTCAACCCGCTCCACGTCGGCCAGGTCGAGTGTCGCGAGGTTGGTGGTTCCCGCCGGGCGACCGTCAATGAGGATGAGGGTGCGCGGGTTGAGCCCGGAATACTGTGGGCGAAAGCCCCGCACCGATACGCCGGACAGCAGCCCCGGGAATTCGATGATGTCGATCGGAGTGGTGCGCTTGAGTACCCCGGCCAGATCTCGCGCCGGCGTGCGTTCTAGGTCGGTGCGAGTGACTACCTCCACCTGTTGCGCGAGAGAGCCGCGCTCCGCTGGTGAGCGGCGTGCTTCGACCGTGATGGCCTCCAGGAGATACGCCGGGAGAGAATCGGACGAGGGTCGCTGCTGGGCGGCAACGGGTCCCGCCAGCAGCAACACGGCGGATGCAAGCAGAGAGCTGAGACCCGGACGGGTGTTCATTGTCGATTCGGGTGTTGAGTCAGGTAGTGAGTCAGTGCCGGGAGAGGGGCGCCACCTGCGGCGCGCCGCAATCGGGGCCCGGGCCGGGATGGGGATCGACCCGCACCGGCCACTGGTAGACCATCTCGACCAGCTCGCGGGTGAGAACGGTGGTCGGCGGTCCGGCCGCGACCAGCGACCCCTGGTGCAGCAGGGCCAGCCGATCTGCGTAGCGCGCGGCGAGGTTGAGGTTGTGGGTGACGATCAGGACGGCGACCCCGTTCCCGGCAAGGCGGCGAAGGAGCTCGAAGATCTCCATCTCGTGCCGGATGTCGAGTGCGACCGTCGGCTCGTCGAGAACGAGGATCTCGGGCTCCTGCGCCAGTGCGCGGGCGATACGCACGCGCTGACGCTCTCCTCCCGAGAGCGTCTGGACCGCACGCGGAGCGAACGTGCTCACGTCACAGAGCTCCATCGCCCGGGCAATGGCGCGGCGATCCGCGTCTCCCTCCGCACGCCAGTGCCCCAGGCGTGGAAAGCGGCCGAGCGCGACCAGGTCCCGCGCGGTGATGGGGAAGGCGATCTCCTCGTGCTGCTGGACCACCCCGACTTTCCGCGCCAGTTCCCGCCGCGGCCACTGGGTGAGGTCGCGGCCCAGGATCTCCACCCGACCCCTATCGGCGCGCAGGGTGCCCAGCAGCAGGCGCAGTAAGGTCGATTTGCCCGATCCGTTCGGTCCCAGCAGGCAGGTAACGCGGCCGAGCTCGACGTGCAGCGCCACGTCGTGCACTGCAGGGGCCGGCGCGTCGGGATAGCCAAAGGTGAGACCCGACACCTCGCAGGCGACCGGCGCGGTGGATCCCGCGGCGGGACGGCTGCCCTCGTCGCTGGACGGCGGCCGCAGAGGAGCGTTGGACGAGGAGGTGGGGGGCGCGGAGCGTGGAGCATGCGACGAGCTCGCGCCCACATCCCGCCGCGCATCCGAGCGCTTCAGCACCCAGAGGAAGAACGGCACTCCCAGGAAGGCGGTGATCACCCCGATGGGAAGCTCGACCGGGGCGGCAACCGTGCGGGCCAACGTGTCGGTGAGGACGAGGAAAGTGGCTCCGAGCAGGGCCGAGGCGGGGATCAGGAAACGATGGCCGCTCCCCCAGAGCATGCGCACGACGTGCGGCACGATCAGTCCGGCGAAGCCGATCACGCCTCCCACGGCCACTGAGGCGGCCGTCAGCAGCGAGGCTACGCCATACGCCAGGTACTTGCTCTGCTCGACGCGAACCCCGAGGTGCGCGGCGGTCTCCTCGCCGATGGACAGCAGGTCCAGCGGTCGGGCGAGGGCGATCAGCACGGCCAACCCAGGTAGGAGGTAGAGAGCCAGGATGGCGGATGCCCCCCAGGTCGCGCCGGACAGGCTCCCCATCATCCAGAAGACCGCGGAGCGGAAGCTCTCCGCATCCGCGAAGGTCAGCGCCAGCAGGATGCAGGCGTTGAAGAAAGCCGCGGCGACCACTCCGGCCAGGAGGAGGATGCGCGTGTCGAGGGTTCTGCCGACCGACACCGCGATGCGGAGCACCAGCAGGATCGCCGCGGCCGCCCCGGCGAAGGCCGCGAGCGGCAGCCCCCAGGCGGTGGCCGCCACACCCAGAACGATGGCGAGCACCGCGCCCAGCGCCGCGCCTCCCGAAACCCCCAGGATGTACGGTTCGGCCAGGGGGTTTCGGAGCAGTGCCTGAAAGGTCGCGCCGCTGGCGGCCAGGGCCGCCCCCACGAGCGCCGCCAGCACTGCCCGGGGAAGGCGGATTTCGCGGACGATGGCAGCCGCGGTCGCGTCTCCACGACCGGTGAGCGCCCGTGCGATCTCACCCGGCTCCAGCGTCACCGCCCCCAGCCGCACCGCCAGCAGGAAGGCGGCGCAGAGCGCAGCCAGCAGCAACAGCAGCCTCGCCGCCGGCTTCATTGTGGTTCCATCAGGCGCTGGAGCTCGCGTCGCAGAACCGCCGCGATCTCCGCGATGCCGGGGCCGGGGCGGCTCACCAGGTCCGCAGGGACCGGCGCCACCCGTCCTTCTCGTACCGCCGCGAGCTCGCGCCACCCGGGTTCGCGTCGCAGCCGCTCGAGCGGCCCTACGGAATCGGACCCCACCGGGAGCAGCACCACGTCGGGATCGGAACGGAGGAGGACCTCCACCGAGAGCGGCGGCCACTCGACCCGGTTTCCCACGCCGAGGTCGGGCAGCTGTCCGCCCGCCACGCCGATCAGCTCGGCCAGGTACGTTCCCGGGCCGGCCACGATGGGCGGATCGATCGAGGCGACGAAGAGAGCGGTGGGGCGTCTTCCGCGGGGAACGGAAGCAGCGATGCTATCCAGCCGGCTCCTGATCGACGAAGCCAGGGCAGCGGCCGCCGAATCGCGCCCGACGAGGGTCCCGAGCCGCTCTATGGTACGGTAGATATCGGTGGTGTCCTGCGTACGGATTGCGAAGACGGGGATGCCGAGCCGCTCGATCTGCGGGCGAATGCCCGAGCCCCCCGCGGTCTCGAAGGCCACCACGAGGTCAGGTTTGAGGGCGAGGATGGCCTCCAGGCTCGGGTCCAGGCCCCCGCCGACGGAGGGAAGGTGCGCGAGGTGGGGCTCGAGGTCGTAGCGGGTGCGCCCGACGACCGTCTCACCCGCGCCGAGTGCGAAGAGGGTCTCGGTGCCGGCGGGCAGGAGGGAGATCACCCGCTCGGCAGGCGTGGGCAGGCGCACCTCCCGTCCCACGTCGTCCACCACCACTACCTGCCAACTGCGCTCCGCTGCGGGTGCGGCGGAGTCTGCGCAGCCGGCGACCGCGAGCAGCAGTCCCAACGCCGTCGTGAGACGGCGGCGAGTCATCCTGGACGAACCAGCAAACAAATTCCCCGTCCTTCCCGGAAAGCCTCGGGTGAACGGGGGAGCGGTGAGGAGGCACGGGCGCGCACAGGCGGTCCCGGTGCCGTATCACCCGCTCCCCTCCCTCGAGGGGGTTCACGCGGGAGCGAACGGGGCCGGTCTCCTGGCTCGAGGCAGCTTCGCTCGCCTTCCCAATCCGGGTTTCTCCCGAACCAGTGGCTTGTGGTGGAGAAGGGCTCTCCACCTGAGCGGGCCGTGCCGGCTTGCGCCGGGCCTCTTACAGTGGCGGGGCCGCGCCGGACTTTCACCGGCTTCCGAAAGGCCCCGTTCGCTTTCTTGTGAGAGGGAAGCTAAGCCCGGCGCAGCCGGCGGGCAAGCGCCCCGACACTCCGATTATCCGCCGCGTCGCCAGTCGGTCGCTTGCGCTCGGCCGTCGCGCCGGAGAGCTTTGCGGTCGTTCAGAATTCTCTCCTCAGCCCGAAGCATGCCGATCCGTCTTCTCCGTTCTCTGGCGCTTGCCTGCCTCCTCGTAACCCCCGCTGCCAACGCGTTTGCGCAGGAGCTGGAGTCTCCCCCGTCCCCCGCGTCCGTGCTCGGGCACAGGGTGGGGGAGAGCGGTTGGCTCGCCGAATGGGCCGAGATCGTCGCCTACTTCGAGCGGCTGGACGCGGCGTCTCCGCGCCTGGAGCTGCGTCCGATCGGGGAAAGCGTGCGTGGTCGGCCGATGATCATGGCGGTGATCACCTCGGTCGAGAACCACCGGCGCCTCGAGGAGATCCGAGCCGCACAGGCCCGCCTGGCCGATCCGCGCACGCTGCCGCTAGCCGAGCTCGACCGTCTGGCCAACACCCAGCCCGCCGTCGTGTTCATCGGCGCCTCGCTGCACGGCAACGAGATCATGGGCACCCAGATGGCCATGGAGCTCGCCCATTCGTTGGTGACGGACAGCACCCTGGTCCGCGCCCTGGACGATGTGGTCGTGCTGCTGGTGCCGGGGATGAACCCGGACGGGCTCGACATCACGCGCGACTGGTGGCTCCGCACCCGCGGAACAGAGTACGCACGATCGCCGATGCCGTGGCTGTACCACCACTACACCGGCCACGACAACAACCGCGATTTCTTCATGGTCACGCAGCCGGAGACGGAGGCGGTGACCCGCGTGCTCTACCGGGAGTGGTTTCCGGAGGTCGTCTACGACGTCCACCAGATGGGCAGCGATGGATCCCGCTTCTTCGTTCCCCCCTTCGACGACCCGCTCAATCCGAACATCGACCCGCTGCTCGTTCGGTTGACGAACCTGGTTGGTGTGCAGATGGCGCTCGACCTCTCCGAAGCGGGCAAAACCGGAGTCAGCCATGGCGAACGCTACGACCTCTGGTGGCACGGAGGAGCGCGCACCGTGCCCGCCCGCCACAACATGGTGGGGATCCTGACCGAGGCGGCCAGCGCGCAGTACGGCGATCCGATTCGTCAAAATCCCTCCGAGCTCTCCCAGCCCCAGCGCGGGTCCCTCTACCCCGAACCCTGGCCGGGAGGCGAGTGGACGCCACGCGACATCGTCGAGTACGAGCTGGTGGCGGCGACCTCGCTGGTGCGGCTGCTGGCGCGCGAACGCGAGCGCTTCGTGCGCGACTTCGCTCGCCTGGCCATGCGCCAGGTGGAGCTGGGAACGGCGGGAGATCCGTTCGCCTTCATCATCCCTGCGGGGCAGCGCGACCCCGGCTCGGCAGCGGAGATGCTGCGGGTGCTCAGGCGCGGCGGCGTGGAAGTGCACCGCACCCAGGGCGAGCTGCGGGCAGGAGGGAGGGTCTTTCCGGCGGGCTCGCACGTGGTGTTGATGGCGCAGCCCTATCGCGCTCACGCGAAGGACCTGCTCGAGGCCCAGTCCTACCCCGATCTGCGACTCTATCCCACAGGCCCCCCGCAGCCCCCATACGACCTCTCGGGCTGGACGCTCCCGATGCAGATGGGCGTGGAGGTGGTCGAGGTCACGGAACCTTTTCCCACCGCCGGCCTGAGCCGGGTGGACAGCATCGAGACCCCACCGGCAAGGCTGCGCGGTGAAGGAAGATACCTTGCTCTGGATCCACGCCTGAACGCCACCCATCGCGCGGTACACGAGGTGCTCGGCTCAGCTTCCGGTGGGAGAGTGGTGTTTTCCTCCGCGCCCATAGATGCGGGGGATGAGGAGTGGCCGGCGGGGACACCGGTCGTCACCGGGCTTCCCGACCTCTCACGGCGCGCGGAGCGATGGGTCCACGAATGGGGGATCGAGGCGGCCGCGCTTCCGGAGCTGCCCGACGGGCGTGAGCTGCGTCGGCTCAGGGTCGGTCTCTACCGCCCGTGGGTCGCCTCCGCCGATGAGGGCTGGACGCGATGGGTGTTTGAGCGCTGGGGCGTGCCCTTCGATTCATTGCGGGACCGGGAGGTGCGTGGCGGCGGGCTGCGAGACCGGTTCGACGTGATCGTGGTGCCGGATATCTCCTATCGCGACCTCATGCGGGGGCTGGATCCCGCACGCAGCCCCGCCGCCTACGCGGGTGGGATCGGCGAGGAGGGGGCATTGTCACTCGCGGAATTCGTGCGCAGCGGTGGCACGCTGGTGCTGCTCGACTCCTCCTGCGAGTTCGCCATCCAGGAGCTTCGTTTGCCGGTGCGGGACGTCACCCAGGAGCTGACGGGTAATGAGGCGGAGCAATGGTATGCGCCAGGCTCCCTGCTGCGGGTACAGTGGGACACCTCTCACCCCCTGGCCGCAGGCATGCCGGACGAGAGCGCCGTGTTCTACAGCCGGAGCCCGGTTTTCGAGGTGGACGAAGGAACATCCGGCGTGCGGGTCGTGGGGCGCTATCCGCCAGAGGACCTGCTGTTGAGCGGCTATGCCCAGGGAGAGGAGCAGGTGGCTGGGAAAGCAGCGCTGGTCGAAGCCAGGTTGGGAGAGGGGCGTGTGGTGCTCTTCGGCTTCCGGCCCCAGCATCGTGCTCAGACCCACGAGACCTTCAAGCTCCTGTTCAACGCCCTCTACCTTCGCTGAGGCGCGAGCTCGCTCGTTCGCTGAGCGGACCGCCCGTACCTTCCTGCGCCCTTGCCCGCCGTTGGCTTCGGCGGGCAAGTTGCCTTCCGGCATCACGGTCGCCGGGCTAAGCGGCAAACGTCCTCTGGCCTGAACTCTGCCGTGGCCTGTTGACCGAGTGCGCGTTCCGCCCAACTCCCACCTTCTCCCCGGACATGAACGACACGCTGGCGGTCATCCTCGGCGGCGGAGCCGGCACCCGGCTCTTCCCGCTCACCGTTGATCGTGCCAAACCGGCCGTCCCTCTGGCCGGCAAATACCGGTTGGTAGACGTGCCCATCTCCAACTGCATCAACTCGGAGCTGTACCGCATATTCGTTCTTACGCAGTACAACTCCGCGAGCCTGAACAATCACATCGCGCGCTCCTACGTCTTCGACCGGGTACGCGGTGGCTTCGTCACCCTGCTCGCCGCCGAGCAGACGGCGTCGTCCGAGCTCTGGTACCAGGGCACTGCCGACGCCGTCCGGCGCTCCATCCCCCATATCACCAACTTCCCGCATCGCTACGTCATCATTCTCTCCGGCGACCAGCTCTATCGGATGGACTATCGCAACATTCTGGAGCATCACAAGCAGACGGAAGCGGAGATCACGATCGCGGTGACTCCGGTTCGCGCCGAAGAGGCCCCCGGCTTCGGGATCTTGAAGACGGACGACACGCACCGCATCACCGAGTTCTACGAAAAGCCCAGGATCGATGACCTGGCGGGCAAGGAGAGCCCGGTCAGCGAAGAGCTGCGGGAGGCTGGACGGATCTACCTGGCCTCGATGGGCATCTATGTCTTCAACACGGAAGCGCTGCAGGAGGAGCTGGACGCCAATCCGGAGGATCACGATTTCGGTAAGCAGATCATCCCCGGGGCGATCCATTCCAGGAGGGTCTACGCCTACCCGTTCACCGAGTACTGGAACGACATCGGAACGGTGCGCTCGTTCTTCGAGACGAACATCATGCTGGCGCAGCCCCAGCCGGAGTTCAACCTGTACGACGCCAACATGCCGCTCTACACCAACGAGCGCATGCTCCCGCCGGTGAAGATCAGCAACTCCCGCATCGAGCACGCGATCATCGGCGAGGGGGCGGTGATCGTCGACAGCGACATCTCCGACTCGGTGATCGGGCTGCGCACCTACATCGCCGGAGGCACCCGCATCCGCCGCACGGTCACGCTGGGGTCCGACTACTATCCCTGGCAGGATCCATCCGAGCGCAACCCTGTCCAGGGACCCATTCGCCCGGGAATCGGCGAGGGATCGGTGATCGAGGAGGCGATCGTGGACCGCAACGCGTCGGTGGGCCGCGGCTGCGTCATCACCAACCAGCAGCGAATCCAGGAGGGAGAGGGCCCCGGCTTCTACATCCGCGACGGGATCGTGGTGATCCTCAAGAACGCGGAGATCCCGGACGGGACCGTCATCTGAGCGCCGGCGACCACGATGCGCATCTCGTTCTTCACCAACGAGTACCCGCCCAACGTCTATGGCGGGGCCGGCGTGCATGTCGAATACCTCTCGCGCGAGCTGGCGCGCCTGGAGGATGGGGCGCACCAGATCGACGTGTTCTCCTTCGGCGAGCAGGACGAGCAAAAGGGCAATCTGCGGGTACGTGGCATCCGCGCACCCGCCGAGCTGACGGCGCAGGACCCCCGCCACGCCCGACTACTCGATGCGCTGATGCGGGACCTGGCGATGGTGGGCGCGGTCGAGTCGCCGGACATCGTGCACTGCCACACCTGGTATTCGCACCTGGCCGGCTGTCTCGCCCGGCCGCTCACCGGCGCGAAGCTCGTCCTGACTACCCACTCTCTGGAGCCGCACCGCCCCTGGAAGGTCGAGCAGCTCGGCAGCGCGTACTACGCCACCACCTGGATCGAGAAGACGGCCTACCAGAACGCGGACGGCGTGATCGCGGTCTCCGAGGCGATGAAGGATGACGTCCAGGAGCTCTACGGGGTGGAGCCGGATCGAATCCGCGTCATCCACAACGGCATCGACCCGGACGAGTACCGGCCGCGGCCGTCCGAGGCGGTGCTGAGACGACTCGGCGTCGATCCCGCGATCCCGATCGTCCTGTTCGTGGGGCGCATCACCCGCCAGAAAGGAATCCTCCACCTGGTCCGGGCGCTGCCGCTGCTGCGCGGGGACGCGCAGGTGGTCCTCTGCGCGGGCGCGCCGGACACGCCGGAGATCGCTGAGGAGATGCGGTCACTGGTGGAGCAGGCGCGGCGGACGAGCGCGGTGCCGATCGTGTGGCTTCCCGAGATGTTGCCGAAGGAGGACGTGATCGCGCTCTACAGCCACGCCGCCGTCTTCGTCTGCCCCTCG
This genomic interval from Longimicrobiaceae bacterium contains the following:
- a CDS encoding TonB-dependent receptor, with protein sequence MNTRPGLSSLLASAVLLLAGPVAAQQRPSSDSLPAYLLEAITVEARRSPAERGSLAQQVEVVTRTDLERTPARDLAGVLKRTTPIDIIEFPGLLSGVSVRGFRPQYSGLNPRTLILIDGRPAGTTNLATLDLADVERVEVLKGPASALYGSSAMGGVVNVVTRRSEGPLQGHLEGGYGTFGSYRGAVTAGGSLGERLDFDFSATTEGRRGGYRTGDARLFGGDRVTKQLADGTTTVLSEMVRDTALDYADYISYSGSLRAGFDLSTAWRLEGRADLFRGEDIENPGDLNVTAYSTRSLNDLRRTDGSLALSGELPGHSLLLRGFASREVTSYYNDPDDPTFISSRSPNRWMGFQLQDVTGIGRISLISGVDYSAARSTSEVFSAPGTPTSPYNADAEVRSTAAFAEARAPLVGEDRLVATLGGRVDRIAFEIEDATLADGSRVRGNTETHAVFNPSGGLIFRPGGGLRLHASAGRSFVTPSAFNVAGYAEASTGAKSVTVTRGNPELDPESAFTWDAGVGIQRADRGLEADVTYFRTRVRNRVAAVPVAFDDVRLTPDGDTIRAITTYANADRGEVSGLEAAFSYDFGARRGFAYSLRIFASGTRIFSARETTDGRTGDVLNVADLTLVGGVEFDDLERFYVRVSGRYVGERLDTDFTDFANPGQVRYPEFLVVDATAGWRVAGPYRLTAAVSNLTDENYYEVRGYPLPGRELRLGVQMDW
- a CDS encoding DUF6174 domain-containing protein — encoded protein: MWKHVLLIASAVAVLVVTTGCGLSATKNEDAARQELARHRSLWQSQKLQNYRYVGRRTCFCPREVVDPVVVEVRGDSVASATYQQTGEPAAARYAGLWPTLEGVFGIVEEALERDAASVQVEYDAERGYPRSITIDYVEGAVDDELRYTVEEFEPLP
- a CDS encoding iron chelate uptake ABC transporter family permease subunit, whose amino-acid sequence is MKPAARLLLLLAALCAAFLLAVRLGAVTLEPGEIARALTGRGDATAAAIVREIRLPRAVLAALVGAALAASGATFQALLRNPLAEPYILGVSGGAALGAVLAIVLGVAATAWGLPLAAFAGAAAAILLVLRIAVSVGRTLDTRILLLAGVVAAAFFNACILLALTFADAESFRSAVFWMMGSLSGATWGASAILALYLLPGLAVLIALARPLDLLSIGEETAAHLGVRVEQSKYLAYGVASLLTAASVAVGGVIGFAGLIVPHVVRMLWGSGHRFLIPASALLGATFLVLTDTLARTVAAPVELPIGVITAFLGVPFFLWVLKRSDARRDVGASSSHAPRSAPPTSSSNAPLRPPSSDEGSRPAAGSTAPVACEVSGLTFGYPDAPAPAVHDVALHVELGRVTCLLGPNGSGKSTLLRLLLGTLRADRGRVEILGRDLTQWPRRELARKVGVVQQHEEIAFPITARDLVALGRFPRLGHWRAEGDADRRAIARAMELCDVSTFAPRAVQTLSGGERQRVRIARALAQEPEILVLDEPTVALDIRHEMEIFELLRRLAGNGVAVLIVTHNLNLAARYADRLALLHQGSLVAAGPPTTVLTRELVEMVYQWPVRVDPHPGPGPDCGAPQVAPLSRH
- a CDS encoding helical backbone metal receptor translates to MTRRRLTTALGLLLAVAGCADSAAPAAERSWQVVVVDDVGREVRLPTPAERVISLLPAGTETLFALGAGETVVGRTRYDLEPHLAHLPSVGGGLDPSLEAILALKPDLVVAFETAGGSGIRPQIERLGIPVFAIRTQDTTDIYRTIERLGTLVGRDSAAAALASSIRSRLDSIAASVPRGRRPTALFVASIDPPIVAGPGTYLAELIGVAGGQLPDLGVGNRVEWPPLSVEVLLRSDPDVVLLPVGSDSVGPLERLRREPGWRELAAVREGRVAPVPADLVSRPGPGIAEIAAVLRRELQRLMEPQ
- a CDS encoding TIGR01777 family oxidoreductase — encoded protein: MNQTQPRSQGRPVIGVTGASGFLGSALVELLSREGYRILRLVRRPPRDESEVRWDPETGELEAKALEGVAGVVHLAGETIDQRWTDQAKRRLWDSRVRGTRVLAQGLATLTAPPEVLVSGSAIGYYGADRGDEILEEESAPGTDFLAQLGVAWEEAAAPAREAGIRVVHPRFGIVLASHGGALRRMLPAFRLGVGGRLGSGRQWMSWVSLPDAVRAIHFALENRSLRGPCNVVAPEPVSNAAFTEELGRALRRPTWMVVPELALRAVYGEMAIGTILANQRVRPKRLLESGFQFLHPTLDRALHAIFHSSS